In the Methanothrix sp. genome, one interval contains:
- a CDS encoding V-type ATP synthase subunit I, with protein MLRPVEMSRVVVAGSKNVMESVVEKLHELNLMHIVNYTGGADYFEQGKTMGKGKEFSENLIKLRSIERYLDIKPKAPDVRFAESQIVSQMDDLLGRLANDVTSTYERITAIEAEVKSKQDQINALRPLAAIDLPIELYSGYETLAVFVGTVESAVDADVAKVAPKSEVFTGSFKNTTVVAVFVPVEKASEVQAILAEHGFAEISVPKLTGAPDVAIATLEAEIKRLESEKEPLQKKLKDLKKQYEDIILAADEYLSIQTQKTDAPLRFATSENAFVIDGYVPSADYDKLKSALESTTGGRIHVEKLSESEMEELVEKKGEDIPTKIENPGIVKPYELITRLFAIPEYKEFDPTLLIFVFFPIMFGMILGDVGYGIMIILVLMMLKKKFRTEGWTQLINIVMIASVWSIIFGLIFGEIFGPMGLWGKIFGQLPHEEILALEESGRFFGEGVFGPLGRVGPMGMFPLYRLATNAVLMLIGVSIFIGVLHCGIGSILGVKTELNYGEKKHAYFERLPVLIFQVAFALLLLGLVLGFMPMVYLMGLLVVVAIVMMVMGPEGVMGATHLPFYVSNLISYLRLLAIGLASVGVAFAANKLAFGVIMPMLSGGEHLTMVAYIVGVIVLLVVHFINLLLGILSPFMHPLRLHYVEMFTKFYSQHGGGVEYSPFGHVRRYLKV; from the coding sequence ATGCTTAGACCCGTTGAGATGAGCCGTGTAGTCGTCGCCGGGTCGAAGAATGTGATGGAGTCTGTGGTGGAGAAGCTCCATGAGCTCAACCTCATGCACATCGTCAACTACACAGGTGGTGCAGACTATTTTGAGCAGGGCAAGACGATGGGCAAGGGCAAGGAGTTCTCCGAGAACCTCATAAAGCTCAGATCGATTGAGAGATATCTGGATATAAAGCCAAAGGCTCCCGATGTCAGGTTTGCGGAGTCCCAGATAGTATCCCAGATGGACGATCTGCTGGGAAGGCTTGCGAATGATGTGACCTCTACCTATGAGCGCATAACTGCGATCGAGGCTGAGGTCAAATCAAAGCAGGATCAGATCAATGCGCTTCGGCCACTGGCGGCGATCGACCTGCCCATAGAGCTGTACTCAGGCTATGAGACCCTGGCGGTCTTCGTGGGAACGGTTGAGTCCGCAGTTGACGCCGATGTAGCAAAGGTCGCTCCCAAGAGCGAGGTCTTCACAGGGAGCTTCAAGAACACCACGGTGGTCGCGGTGTTCGTGCCCGTTGAAAAGGCCTCTGAGGTTCAGGCAATCCTTGCCGAGCATGGGTTTGCAGAGATCTCGGTTCCAAAGCTTACCGGAGCTCCCGATGTGGCCATAGCCACACTGGAGGCGGAGATAAAGCGGCTGGAGTCCGAGAAGGAGCCACTGCAGAAGAAGCTCAAGGATCTGAAGAAGCAGTATGAGGACATCATACTCGCTGCGGATGAGTACCTGAGCATCCAGACCCAGAAGACCGATGCGCCTCTCAGGTTTGCAACAAGCGAGAACGCGTTTGTCATAGATGGCTACGTTCCGTCAGCGGACTATGATAAGCTCAAGAGCGCGCTTGAGAGCACAACCGGCGGCAGAATACACGTTGAGAAACTCTCTGAGAGCGAGATGGAGGAGCTGGTCGAGAAGAAGGGCGAGGATATACCCACGAAGATCGAGAACCCCGGGATCGTGAAGCCTTACGAGCTCATCACCAGGCTTTTCGCGATACCTGAGTACAAGGAGTTCGATCCGACGCTTCTGATATTCGTGTTCTTCCCGATAATGTTCGGGATGATCCTCGGCGACGTCGGATACGGCATCATGATAATACTCGTGCTCATGATGCTGAAGAAGAAGTTCAGAACTGAGGGATGGACACAGCTGATCAACATCGTGATGATCGCAAGCGTCTGGTCTATAATCTTCGGCCTGATCTTCGGCGAGATCTTCGGGCCAATGGGCCTGTGGGGCAAGATCTTCGGGCAGCTGCCGCATGAGGAGATCCTTGCGCTGGAGGAATCCGGAAGGTTCTTCGGCGAGGGTGTCTTCGGTCCGCTTGGCAGGGTTGGCCCGATGGGAATGTTCCCGCTGTACAGGCTGGCCACTAATGCGGTGCTGATGCTGATCGGTGTCAGTATCTTCATCGGTGTTCTCCATTGTGGAATCGGTTCCATACTCGGCGTCAAGACAGAGCTCAATTATGGTGAGAAGAAGCACGCGTATTTCGAGAGGCTTCCGGTGCTGATCTTCCAGGTGGCTTTTGCGCTGCTGCTTCTCGGCCTGGTTCTGGGCTTCATGCCCATGGTGTATCTCATGGGTCTCCTTGTTGTGGTGGCTATCGTCATGATGGTCATGGGCCCGGAGGGTGTGATGGGTGCCACACATCTGCCGTTCTATGTGAGCAACCTGATATCCTACCTGAGGCTTCTGGCCATTGGCCTCGCATCAGTTGGTGTTGCATTTGCGGCCAACAAGCTGGCCTTTGGCGTCATCATGCCGATGCTCAGCGGCGGTGAGCACCTCACGATGGTCGCTTACATCGTGGGAGTCATCGTGCTGCTTGTGGTGCACTTCATCAACCTGCTGCTTGGTATACTGTCTCCGTTCATGCACCCCCTGAGGTTGCATTACGTCGAGATGTTCACCAAGTTCTACAGCCAGCATGGTGGTGGAGTTGAATACAGTCCCTTCGGACACGTCCGGAGGTATCTGAAGGTATAA
- a CDS encoding H+-transporting two-sector ATPase C subunit has translation MAITDAGVMYGLLAVGAGLATGLAGIGAGVGEQGIGAAVVGVVAEEPGFLGKGLFLMLLPETLIIFGLAVSLILMFAWSPFAALL, from the coding sequence ATGGCTATAACGGATGCGGGAGTAATGTACGGTCTGTTGGCAGTTGGTGCGGGTCTTGCGACTGGGCTTGCCGGTATCGGTGCGGGTGTCGGTGAGCAGGGCATCGGAGCCGCCGTCGTCGGCGTCGTTGCAGAAGAGCCTGGATTCCTGGGCAAGGGCCTGTTCCTGATGCTGCTGCCCGAGACGCTGATCATCTTCGGGCTTGCCGTCTCGCTGATCCTGATGTTCGCCTGGTCACCCTTTGCCGCGTTACTCTGA
- a CDS encoding V-type ATP synthase subunit E, protein MALDAVVEDILATSKSKVAQINAEAEQEVARILSEARERAADIKSRKEAEAKHDIEALVRREMSSANLELKRAELNVHKELLEQVRTKFLEGVAKLPKDKNEALIKKLLEPYDLKDMKVYSSKRDQAFVSSLVPNYGGTLDIIGGVVVESKDGSVRFDLSYETLARDIFNAKVKEVSKLLFG, encoded by the coding sequence ATGGCACTAGATGCAGTGGTTGAGGATATTCTGGCAACAAGCAAGAGCAAGGTCGCCCAGATAAATGCGGAGGCCGAGCAGGAGGTTGCCAGAATACTTAGTGAGGCCAGAGAACGTGCCGCCGATATAAAGTCCAGGAAAGAGGCAGAGGCAAAGCACGACATAGAGGCTCTTGTGCGCAGGGAGATGTCCAGCGCAAACCTGGAGCTCAAGAGGGCTGAGCTGAACGTTCACAAGGAACTCCTTGAGCAGGTGAGGACGAAGTTCCTCGAGGGGGTCGCAAAGCTGCCCAAGGACAAGAACGAGGCTCTGATAAAGAAGCTCCTGGAGCCCTATGATCTCAAGGATATGAAGGTCTACTCCAGCAAGAGAGATCAGGCCTTTGTATCCTCTCTTGTCCCCAACTACGGAGGCACGCTGGATATAATCGGTGGCGTGGTGGTCGAGAGCAAGGACGGGTCAGTGAGGTTCGATCTCTCATATGAGACTCTAGCGCGGGATATATTCAACGCCAAGGTCAAAGAGGTCTCCAAGCTCCTGTTCGGGTGA
- a CDS encoding V-type ATP synthase subunit C produces MPVLRLPKFGKPVKYAYITGRVRAMKTKLIPNEMYARMLNMDIPEIARYLEETQYKEEIDALAKDYSGAELIEHATFANLAKTYRKLLEVSIDEPQFLILEYLRRWDIWNIKTILRGKFYGASDSEIMKYIVPAGELDREFLEGLAKKDSINDVIAAFEGTDFAEALSKYDGKFLASVENALDKLYYFRMERAVGGTLSVGGGLLLKYVRREIDIKNLITLFRMNKAGIEAGIVQENLIPGGKLSEELSRMAGQPYADFVRGLEGYPFWSAISDVATADLDGVSRIEARLKAYLIRYAWSLSNYHPLSILPVLGYIVTKETEVANIRKIVRGKEAGLPNELIEEQMVVA; encoded by the coding sequence ATGCCAGTACTACGTTTGCCGAAGTTCGGAAAACCGGTGAAGTACGCATACATCACGGGCAGGGTAAGAGCGATGAAGACAAAGCTCATACCCAACGAGATGTATGCCAGAATGCTTAACATGGATATACCAGAGATTGCAAGATACCTCGAAGAGACCCAGTACAAGGAGGAGATCGATGCTCTGGCCAAGGACTACTCCGGTGCAGAGCTGATCGAGCATGCGACCTTTGCAAACCTGGCAAAGACCTACAGGAAGCTCCTTGAGGTCTCGATAGATGAGCCCCAGTTCCTGATACTGGAGTACCTGAGGCGCTGGGACATCTGGAACATAAAGACGATCCTCCGCGGGAAGTTCTATGGCGCCAGCGACTCTGAGATAATGAAGTACATAGTGCCGGCTGGTGAGCTGGACAGGGAGTTCCTGGAGGGGCTTGCCAAGAAGGACTCGATCAACGATGTCATAGCAGCATTCGAGGGCACGGACTTCGCTGAGGCTCTCTCCAAGTACGATGGGAAGTTCCTCGCCTCTGTGGAGAACGCCCTTGACAAGCTCTATTACTTCAGAATGGAGCGCGCTGTGGGCGGAACGCTGTCAGTCGGCGGCGGTCTCCTTCTCAAGTACGTGAGGAGAGAGATCGATATCAAGAACCTCATAACCCTCTTCCGCATGAACAAGGCTGGAATCGAGGCCGGCATCGTTCAGGAGAACCTGATACCTGGCGGCAAGCTCAGCGAGGAGCTGAGCCGGATGGCAGGACAGCCCTACGCGGATTTCGTCAGAGGGCTCGAGGGCTATCCGTTCTGGAGCGCAATCTCAGATGTGGCGACCGCAGACCTCGATGGCGTGAGCAGAATAGAGGCAAGACTGAAGGCCTATCTCATAAGATATGCCTGGTCTCTCTCCAACTACCATCCGCTGTCGATCCTGCCTGTGCTTGGCTACATAGTCACAAAGGAGACAGAGGTTGCCAACATCAGGAAGATCGTCAGAGGTAAGGAGGCTGGACTGCCCAACGAGCTAATCGAGGAGCAGATGGTGGTGGCATAA
- a CDS encoding V-type ATP synthase subunit F: MEIAVIGNSDAVIGFSLAGIKKAYEATSEEELINKINEVMADPNVGILVLHQNDYNRLPKRLQSTLSNSVRPTVIAIGTEQSTEMREKIKRAIGVDLWK, encoded by the coding sequence ATGGAGATTGCAGTTATAGGTAATAGTGATGCGGTCATCGGATTCAGCCTCGCAGGGATCAAGAAAGCCTACGAGGCCACCTCGGAAGAGGAGCTGATAAACAAGATAAATGAGGTAATGGCTGATCCGAATGTGGGAATTCTGGTCCTGCACCAGAATGACTATAACAGGCTTCCTAAGAGGCTGCAGTCGACCTTATCTAACTCCGTTAGGCCTACTGTTATCGCTATCGGAACCGAGCAAAGCACAGAGATGAGAGAGAAGATTAAAAGGGCAATAGGTGTCGATTTATGGAAGTAG
- a CDS encoding V-type ATP synthase subunit A, with the protein MEVGRVKRVAGPVVQAVGLKASMYDLVLVGEEGLMSEVIGISGDKHIIQVYEDTSGIKPGEPVKETGGPLMAQLGPGILTQIYDGVQRPLPLLAERSGDFISRGLFVDGVDHKKKWEFQPLVKKGDKVKPGQPIGVVQEQLLIKHKIMVPPKHKGGVVKEIYSGNFTVEETVCVLEDGSQLTMLQKWPVRQARPVVRKLPPTIPLRTGQRVIDGFFPLAKGGTAAIPGGFGTGKTVMQQTLSKWSDVDIVIYVGCGERGNEMADLLHEFPELVDPRTNRPLLERSIVYANTSNMPVAAREASIYTGMTTAEYYRDMGYDVLMTADSTSRWAEAMRELASRLEEMPGEEGYPAYLAARLADFYERAGRAEILAGGEGSVAVVGAVSPPGGDFTEPVTQNTLRIVKVFWALDSRLTQRRHFPSINWLDSYSLYEKDLESWYAENVAPDWNQLKRRAMAILQENAELEEIVMLVGSDALPEDQQLTLEVARMIINFWLAQSAFHPVDTFCPYKKQYDLLKAILTYRDYAFDALRRGVAVDQIKSVPSKDALAKLKMVEDYEPELKKVMDQMKAEFEALK; encoded by the coding sequence ATGGAAGTAGGAAGAGTAAAGAGAGTCGCCGGACCGGTCGTGCAGGCCGTTGGTCTGAAGGCTTCGATGTACGACCTGGTTCTGGTCGGCGAGGAAGGCCTGATGAGTGAGGTCATCGGCATTTCCGGAGATAAGCACATCATCCAGGTATACGAGGATACCTCGGGTATCAAGCCTGGTGAGCCGGTCAAGGAGACCGGAGGGCCTCTGATGGCCCAGCTTGGTCCTGGCATCCTCACTCAGATCTACGACGGCGTTCAGAGACCGCTTCCCCTGCTGGCCGAGAGGTCTGGAGACTTCATCAGCAGAGGCCTCTTCGTCGATGGTGTAGATCACAAGAAGAAGTGGGAGTTCCAGCCCCTGGTGAAGAAGGGCGATAAGGTAAAGCCCGGACAGCCCATAGGTGTCGTCCAGGAGCAGCTCCTGATCAAGCACAAGATCATGGTCCCACCGAAGCACAAGGGTGGGGTAGTCAAGGAGATTTACAGCGGGAACTTCACGGTCGAGGAGACTGTCTGTGTGCTCGAGGATGGCTCACAGCTCACGATGCTCCAGAAGTGGCCTGTCCGCCAGGCACGTCCTGTTGTGAGGAAGCTGCCTCCGACGATCCCGCTGAGGACCGGACAGAGAGTTATCGATGGGTTCTTCCCGCTGGCAAAGGGCGGAACCGCAGCCATCCCCGGTGGATTCGGCACGGGCAAGACTGTCATGCAGCAGACGCTCTCAAAGTGGTCCGACGTCGATATAGTCATCTACGTCGGATGCGGCGAGCGCGGCAATGAGATGGCAGATCTGCTCCACGAGTTCCCCGAGCTGGTGGATCCGAGGACGAACAGGCCGCTGCTCGAGAGGTCGATCGTCTACGCCAACACATCCAACATGCCAGTCGCGGCTCGCGAGGCGTCGATCTACACAGGGATGACCACAGCGGAGTACTACAGAGACATGGGATACGATGTGCTGATGACCGCGGACTCGACATCGAGATGGGCAGAGGCCATGAGAGAGCTCGCCTCGAGGCTTGAGGAGATGCCTGGTGAGGAGGGCTACCCGGCGTATCTCGCTGCAAGGCTTGCCGACTTCTACGAGCGCGCTGGAAGGGCCGAGATCCTGGCCGGTGGAGAGGGCTCGGTCGCGGTCGTGGGCGCTGTATCGCCACCCGGCGGAGACTTCACAGAGCCTGTGACACAGAACACGCTCCGTATAGTGAAGGTCTTCTGGGCGCTCGACTCCAGACTTACACAGCGCAGGCACTTCCCGTCGATCAACTGGCTCGATTCGTACTCGCTGTACGAGAAGGATCTGGAGAGCTGGTATGCTGAGAACGTCGCTCCTGACTGGAACCAGCTGAAGAGGAGAGCGATGGCGATACTGCAGGAGAACGCCGAGCTCGAGGAGATCGTCATGCTGGTCGGCTCGGATGCGCTGCCCGAGGATCAGCAGCTGACGCTCGAGGTTGCCAGGATGATCATCAACTTCTGGCTGGCGCAGAGCGCGTTCCACCCGGTGGATACATTCTGCCCGTACAAGAAGCAGTATGATCTCCTGAAGGCGATACTGACGTACAGAGACTACGCATTCGATGCTCTCCGCAGGGGTGTAGCGGTCGATCAGATCAAGAGCGTACCCTCCAAAGACGCACTAGCCAAGCTCAAGATGGTTGAGGACTACGAGCCCGAGCTCAAGAAGGTCATGGACCAGATGAAGGCCGAGTTCGAGGCTCTGAAGTAA
- a CDS encoding V-type ATP synthase subunit B, with protein MTKEYKTITEISGPLVFVEKTEPVGYGELVEIRTASGEVKRGQVLDTSDEIVVVQVFEGTGGLSKDSSVRFTGDVIKMPLSPSIIGRVLSGSGRPRDGGPPIVPEVEREIIGAAINPASREKPRAFIQTGISTIDGTNTLVRGQKLPIFSGAGLPHNDVALQIARQAKVLGEAEQFAVVFCAMGITNEEAQHFMADFERTGALERAVIFLNLADDPAVERLLTPKLGLTTAEYLAFDLDMHVLVIYTDMTNYCESLRQMGAAREEVPGRRGYPGYMYTDLATNYERAGIIKGKKGSITQFPILTMPGDDITHPIPDLSGYITEGQLIVSRELHRKGIYPPIDIRPSLSRLMNSGIGAGHTREDHRAVSDQLYAYYAEGCDLRGLAAIVGKEALSERDKLILEFADQFERRFVNQGRDEDRSIIETLTIGWELLSMLPETMLTRIDDKYIKKYHPKYAGTAKKE; from the coding sequence ATGACCAAGGAATACAAGACTATAACCGAGATCTCTGGACCCCTGGTGTTCGTCGAGAAGACCGAGCCGGTAGGCTACGGTGAGCTCGTCGAGATCAGGACGGCCAGCGGTGAGGTGAAGAGAGGCCAGGTCCTGGACACCTCGGATGAGATCGTCGTCGTCCAGGTCTTCGAGGGTACCGGTGGCCTCTCAAAGGATAGCTCCGTGAGATTCACTGGAGACGTCATCAAGATGCCGCTCTCTCCGAGCATCATAGGGAGGGTCCTCTCCGGCTCCGGCAGGCCGAGGGATGGCGGGCCACCCATCGTACCAGAGGTGGAGCGCGAGATCATCGGGGCTGCAATAAACCCTGCCTCGAGGGAGAAGCCAAGGGCTTTCATCCAGACAGGCATCTCGACCATTGACGGGACCAACACCCTTGTGAGGGGGCAGAAGCTGCCCATCTTCTCAGGTGCAGGTCTCCCGCACAACGATGTCGCCCTTCAGATCGCCCGTCAGGCAAAGGTCCTGGGTGAGGCAGAGCAGTTCGCGGTGGTCTTCTGCGCCATGGGCATCACAAACGAGGAGGCCCAGCACTTCATGGCAGACTTCGAGAGGACAGGCGCTCTCGAGAGGGCTGTGATCTTCCTCAACCTGGCAGATGATCCGGCCGTCGAGAGGCTCCTGACTCCGAAGCTCGGCCTGACAACGGCTGAGTACCTGGCGTTCGATCTGGACATGCACGTGCTGGTCATCTACACAGACATGACCAACTACTGCGAGTCCCTGAGGCAGATGGGAGCTGCCCGAGAGGAGGTTCCCGGACGCCGCGGCTATCCGGGTTACATGTACACAGACCTTGCCACGAACTACGAGCGCGCCGGGATCATAAAGGGCAAGAAGGGGTCGATCACACAGTTCCCGATCCTCACGATGCCAGGCGACGACATCACCCACCCGATTCCGGATCTCTCAGGATACATCACAGAGGGCCAGCTCATCGTATCGCGTGAGCTCCACAGGAAGGGCATATATCCGCCAATCGACATCCGCCCGTCCCTGAGCAGGCTGATGAACTCAGGAATCGGCGCCGGACACACCAGGGAGGATCACAGGGCTGTGTCGGATCAGCTCTACGCGTACTACGCAGAGGGCTGCGATCTGAGGGGCCTCGCTGCGATCGTCGGTAAGGAGGCTCTCTCTGAGCGCGACAAGCTCATCCTGGAGTTCGCCGACCAGTTCGAGCGCAGGTTCGTCAACCAGGGCAGGGATGAGGACAGGTCCATCATAGAGACCCTCACCATCGGGTGGGAGCTCCTCTCGATGCTGCCTGAGACGATGCTCACCAGGATCGACGACAAGTACATCAAGAAGTACCATCCGAAGTACGCAGGCACCGCAAAGAAAGAGTGA
- a CDS encoding V-type ATP synthase subunit D — protein MAVIRGTKPTRAVLIALRRRIKVAQTGHELLKMKRDGLMIEFFEVLNRAKTIRQELVQDYIRAEQRLSMAKAADGTIAIKSVAFALQKEPVVDLQSRNIMGVVVPKISAEAVHKKMYERGYGIIGTSAAIDEAADAYESLVDKIITAAEVETSLMKLIDDIEKTKRRVNALEFKVIPDIKDTIRFIGFALEEMDRDNIVRLKKLKAKAQKRAKAEEAEKAAKAAAEAAT, from the coding sequence ATGGCCGTAATAAGAGGGACAAAGCCGACCAGGGCAGTGCTCATCGCCCTTCGAAGAAGGATTAAGGTGGCACAGACTGGTCACGAGCTCCTCAAGATGAAGCGCGACGGCCTCATGATCGAATTTTTTGAGGTGCTGAACAGGGCGAAGACGATACGGCAAGAGCTCGTCCAGGATTACATCCGGGCGGAGCAGAGGCTCAGCATGGCGAAGGCCGCGGATGGCACCATAGCAATAAAGAGCGTGGCCTTTGCCCTGCAGAAGGAGCCTGTCGTGGATCTGCAGTCCAGAAACATCATGGGCGTTGTCGTTCCCAAGATATCCGCAGAGGCCGTGCACAAGAAGATGTACGAGCGAGGATACGGTATCATAGGAACAAGCGCCGCCATAGATGAGGCTGCAGATGCCTATGAGAGCCTGGTGGACAAGATAATCACAGCAGCAGAGGTCGAGACCTCGCTCATGAAGCTCATAGATGATATCGAGAAGACCAAGAGGCGTGTCAACGCTCTCGAATTCAAGGTCATACCCGATATCAAGGACACCATCAGGTTCATAGGCTTCGCGCTGGAGGAGATGGACAGGGACAACATAGTCAGGCTGAAGAAGCTGAAGGCGAAGGCTCAGAAGCGCGCAAAGGCTGAGGAGGCTGAAAAGGCGGCCAAAGCAGCTGCCGAGGCTGCCACATAA
- the alaXM gene encoding alanyl-tRNA editing protein AlaXM, with product MTQALYLDDSYLRSFDAVVIDVDDTGVYLDRTAFYPRSGGQPSDLGILIRVDQVFRVEGVEPSEHGICHRAQGLSPGEEVRGEIDWTRRYRIMRSHTACHILSAVIFRETGALITGNQIDTDRSRVDFSLEAFDRSMIETYVGMANDLIKEGHPVRVRLMTRDEAMEIPDLVRLAKNVPERESVRVIEIEGVDLQACGGMHVRNTSEIREIRLVKAENKGKSNRRVYFELVG from the coding sequence ATGACTCAGGCTCTTTATCTGGATGACAGCTACCTGCGCAGCTTTGATGCAGTCGTCATTGATGTTGATGACACAGGAGTTTATCTAGACAGGACCGCATTCTATCCGAGATCCGGAGGTCAGCCATCGGATTTGGGAATTCTGATCAGAGTCGATCAGGTGTTCAGAGTTGAGGGTGTTGAGCCGTCAGAGCATGGCATATGCCATCGCGCTCAGGGGCTCTCTCCCGGAGAAGAGGTCAGGGGCGAGATAGACTGGACGCGGAGGTACAGGATCATGCGTAGCCATACGGCATGCCACATCCTGAGCGCGGTGATATTCAGAGAGACCGGAGCGCTGATAACCGGGAACCAGATCGACACTGACAGGTCACGGGTTGACTTCAGCCTCGAGGCGTTTGACAGGTCGATGATAGAGACATACGTGGGAATGGCAAACGATCTCATAAAAGAGGGTCATCCGGTAAGGGTGAGGTTGATGACCAGAGATGAGGCGATGGAGATCCCGGATCTCGTAAGGCTTGCGAAAAACGTTCCGGAGAGGGAGAGCGTGAGGGTCATTGAGATCGAGGGTGTGGATCTGCAGGCATGCGGGGGCATGCATGTCAGGAACACCTCAGAGATCAGGGAGATACGATTGGTTAAGGCGGAGAACAAGGGAAAGAGCAACAGAAGGGTTTACTTCGAGCTGGTGGGATGA
- a CDS encoding methanogenesis marker 8 protein — MHIMELLGRCRVKIKDEQVVETTEPLIEWCPLFDKVRGIKRITSEAAARNAEFRMREHGMFTPRRKLEMKTFVSFGASETMMTGIARGLIEAAVTVCDGAGTVISDSPSLVQGMGGWISGLLETEPIPEVIEYIERKGGIVLSPKDARIDQLEGARIASQRYRRFAVTVTDAETAFKLRELEQETGCRILIVGVHLTGISRDDAERLLSTADIVTGCASKHIRELVRPLVQVGTAVPLFGLTRWGKELLVERAKDVEQPLLINTMPLPVLPEQKQPRPLV; from the coding sequence ATGCACATAATGGAGCTTCTCGGAAGATGCAGGGTGAAGATTAAGGACGAGCAGGTGGTTGAGACCACAGAGCCGCTCATAGAGTGGTGCCCTCTTTTCGACAAGGTCCGGGGAATAAAGAGGATAACATCCGAGGCTGCTGCCAGGAATGCTGAGTTCCGCATGAGAGAGCACGGGATGTTCACGCCCAGGCGGAAGCTCGAGATGAAGACCTTCGTGAGCTTCGGCGCCTCTGAGACCATGATGACAGGCATAGCCCGGGGGCTGATCGAGGCAGCGGTCACTGTTTGTGATGGGGCAGGCACGGTTATATCAGATTCCCCATCGCTGGTCCAGGGCATGGGTGGCTGGATCTCCGGCCTCCTGGAGACCGAGCCGATACCGGAGGTCATAGAGTACATCGAGCGGAAGGGCGGCATTGTGCTCTCTCCCAAGGATGCGAGGATCGATCAGCTCGAGGGCGCGAGAATTGCATCTCAGAGGTACAGGAGATTCGCGGTCACGGTCACAGATGCAGAAACTGCATTCAAGCTGAGAGAGCTGGAGCAGGAGACCGGCTGCAGGATACTGATTGTGGGGGTACATCTGACCGGCATATCAAGGGATGATGCCGAGCGGCTTCTATCCACTGCTGATATAGTAACGGGGTGCGCATCGAAGCATATCCGTGAGCTAGTGAGGCCACTCGTGCAGGTCGGGACCGCGGTGCCCCTCTTCGGCCTGACCAGGTGGGGAAAGGAGCTTCTCGTCGAGCGCGCGAAGGATGTGGAGCAGCCCCTACTCATAAACACGATGCCCCTGCCGGTTCTGCCTGAGCAGAAGCAGCCCAGGCCACTGGTGTGA